One Athene noctua chromosome 32, bAthNoc1.hap1.1, whole genome shotgun sequence genomic region harbors:
- the LOC141972296 gene encoding maestro heat-like repeat-containing protein family member 7, which yields MAVVSPTPPCFRVDETLPEEIPEEAGWDSEGAWLLSLLDCSDMGTVFGEYFRPSQKTDVLLVGIEALTADDAHDRQMGGDIVDMAMTDPVSWLTDVPEILRHIHRNVEHIHTEPARRSLHSLLLLLTEWSPREVVRSLLGISPMSDRAAVAMWEVLVSVPWALRRVMSELLGVLQDWRLSRVFSSATEDACIYPLALLACANIDTEEFAALYKAQRYLRRPSPVFLSMVLTGLNTLSKTPEMARKLAVLLPDILETLTDANANVKTKALVLFISVMGHMEREEANLISLSLAEKLLPLFDDECSRVRELSIRLFQDMMKTVVGRNKKKMLKTVQSVLLPLLLHTNEEIESVAKASRDTLHASAKFLGLRRLSSVAKTGQTPLIGECLITHRRSRVEEYLLQSLPYLKDPQATVREEAVRFIGLAARRQSILSQERLWHICDALLPLGKDTELSIRSLAAKTISVLTIEQSPTSRWSLRSLCCWL from the exons ATGGCCGTTGTCTCACCGACTCCTCCGTGTTTCCGTGTAGACGAgacgctgccagaggagattccagagGAAGCGGGATGGGATTCTGAGGGCGCctggttgctttctttacttgactGCAGCGACATGGGAAcg gtgtttggcgaatacttcCGGCCTTCGCAGAAgacggacgttctcctcgtgggcatcgaggccttgacggcagacgatgcgcacgacaggcagatgggcggtgacatcgtggacatggccatgacagaccccgtgtcctggctgacggat gtgccagaaatcctgagacacatccacagaaatgtggagcacatccacacggagccagcccggcgcagcctgcactcgctgctgctgctgctgacggagtggagccccagggaggtggtcaggagcctgttGGGCATCTCTCCAATgagtgacag ggcggccgtggccatgtgggaggtgctggtctccgtgccctgggctctgcggagagtcatgtcggagctgctcggcgtgctgcaggactggcggctgagcagggtgttcagctctgccacggaggacgcctgcatctaccccttggct ctcctggcctGCGCTAACATTGACacggaggagtttgctgccctctacaaggcccagaggtacctgaggcgtcccagcccggtgtTCCTTTCgatggtgctcacgggcctcaacACGCTGTCGAAAACACCTGAAATg gccagaaaactcgcGGTGCTGCTCCCCGACATcctggagaccctgacagatgcCAATGCCAATGTCAAGACGAAGGCCCTGGTGTTGTTCATCAGCGTGATGGGTcacatggagagggaagaggccaacctcatctccctgagcctggcggagaagctcctgcccctcttcgatgat gagtgcagccgcgtgcgggagctctccatccgcctcttccaAGACATGATGAAGACcgtggtggggagaaacaagaaaaaaatgttgaagacagtgcagagtgtgctgctcccactgttacTGCACACCAACGAGGAgatcgagagcgtggccaag gcttcccgggacaccctccaCGCTTCTGCCAAGTTCCTGGGCCtgaggaggctcagctctgtggccaagacagggcagacacccctgatcggagagtgcttg ataacgcacaggaggagcagggtggaggagtatctgctccagagcctgccctacctgaaggaccctcaggccaccgtgcgggaggaggccgtcaggttcatcg gtcttgctgcgcggcgccagagcatcctcagccaggagaggctgtggcacatCTGCGATG cgctcctgcccttggggaaagacaCGGAACTCtccatcaggtccctggcagccaAGACCATCTCGGTCTTGACCATAGAGCAGAGTCCGACATcgagatggagcctgcggtcgctgtgctgctggctctga